A window of Glycine soja cultivar W05 chromosome 13, ASM419377v2, whole genome shotgun sequence genomic DNA:
acATGCTGAGTCTTTAATTCATTATTTGGAGTTTTGGATGACCTTGGTTTGAGTTAGAAATGTttctaataagttttatttggtaatagtgaagtgaatatGACCCTTTTATCCACGTGAAGTTGTTTAagtgatttgaataaaattgatttaattaaattccgaattttaaagtttttcttAAGTATATATATGTCGGTGTAGAGATGTCACAGTAAACATGACGATAATTTAGTTTCATAAGTTATCCTTTGCAAATTGACACCTCAACAGAaaaaaaagtgtgctattcaaaCCATGCATGTTTGCATACCTTGACAAATGCAGGTTCACCAGGTGCTGGACTCCTGTAGAAGGTTCCTGCCATCGGACATTTCAGCGTTGGGTGAGAAGATGTGCCTGCTTTTGCAGGGGAAGGCAAGGCAGGAACTGCTTTTGGAGGTGCAGAGCTAGCAGGAGCAGCTGCTGGTGGTGGTGGCGGAGAAGGAACTGTGGCATAGTGCATTGGTGGGGATGTTGGGGCTATAACTGGTGGAGGCtgcaatgcttctttttttcttatcatgAGCTCACAGTCTGATTGCTTAAGTTGAAGTTCCACAATATCTCTCGAATCCACGAGTCTGGCCAAGGAAatgatattaaaagaaaaactatgGAAAAAATGCATGCCCTAACAGGCTTAATAtagacaataattaaaaaaaaaaaaagtgattgcaTGTAAAGTGAAAGCTGGTTAATCTTACTTTACAAGGTCTGAAACTTGAGACATGAATGCAATAATTGAAGCATCATCTGGGATAGTACCACCAGAGAGTTTTCCATTAtgcacttctttttctttcgatGAAGCAACATTAGGTCCATTGACCATTACAGGGGCAGAATTGGAATTTTCAACTTTAGTAGCCTACAATGTACATAGCAGGGTAACTTATGGTGACATTTTCTCAATCTAATGAAGAACACATTTGAACAGcagaataaaatttcattcagAATAAAACTCAATGTGAACTCTGCTAACAAACTTGATGCAAACTGACCTTCAGAACAGAAAATTGCTTCCTGTTAAGGCACTGCAAGGGACAACAAGTAacaatgaaataattaattaataaaaaactttaagctcaaaaagaaatttattatttatccaGTGAATCATGCACCATCTATGAAATGAAATAGTTCTAATTGACAAGTTATAATTTCTTCAACTTTAAGCTCATTGGAACCTAATGTTTAAGATTACAAGCTCAAAAATTTGAACTTTTAGTTGCAGTTGTGCTTCAAAGCCATCAAATAGCAGTGAATATATTGAACTTCTGAAAGTGATAACATGCTGAAAAACTTCTGTTGTAGTCCCATGTAGGAAAATCAAGTATAGAAGGATCATTATCAGAATCatagaaaattaataaacatcATAAACTATAAAGCTGATATTTACCAGGCTTCAAGATATACACGCTTGTATATTACTGCAAATATCGTCATAACTGTTGACAAAAACATTGATCACCTCAAGCAAAATTGAATCTAACATATTGCTATGCTTTTCTGTATTTGCAATTTAAAGGCCATTTATGTTCAACACCAGATTCAACATACTCATTCTTTTAGACACTCTAAAGGGGACCTTGATAAAAGTATCGCtctttatttattactaaaacAAATCAATTGAACAAAACAGTAACACTACCGAAATAATCAGAGAAGAAATACTATGCTTTCTGTGAATTAATAATGTGTCATCCTTGGTAACATGTTTGGATTCATGCTAGATGGTCTAGAATTACATTGAAATATCAGCTAATTGATTTTAAGTTAATGCAACTTTAAGTAGTTTTTGTAttggtaaaaaatattatattaagttTCACTATTAACTTGCTTTTATAATAAGAGtgtttaaatataaatcatgTCACTTCCAAATCAAATTTGCAAAATGTTGACCCAAACACACTAAAAGGTTAGACGCTCAAAACTTGAATCACAAGTTCACAACAAACAGGAACTCACAAGCAAAagaactctctctctctctttctcttatcAAAACTCATACCTGAATCCTTGATGCAGCAGATTCAGCAGACAAAGATCC
This region includes:
- the LOC114381164 gene encoding biotin carboxyl carrier protein of acetyl-CoA carboxylase 2, chloroplastic-like; the protein is MASFSVPCPKCPTTSSSPPLGLKSLNVSFQRVLSLKPSLSFGSLSAESAASRIQCLNRKQFSVLKATKVENSNSAPVMVNGPNVASSKEKEVHNGKLSGGTIPDDASIIAFMSQVSDLVKLVDSRDIVELQLKQSDCELMIRKKEALQPPPVIAPTSPPMHYATVPSPPPPPAAAPASSAPPKAVPALPSPAKAGTSSHPTLKCPMAGTFYRSPAPGEPAFVKVGDKVQKGQVICIIEAMKLMNEIEADQSGTIAEVLAEDGKPVSVDTPLFVIVP